In one Culex quinquefasciatus strain JHB chromosome 2, VPISU_Cqui_1.0_pri_paternal, whole genome shotgun sequence genomic region, the following are encoded:
- the LOC6036016 gene encoding paired amphipathic helix protein Sin3a isoform X1: MKRGRTEEIQFGQPPPRVGGTAPHQRMITTTIQPHNAGPTIQYQIASSAASPVSVVGGGKTTTTTPADVAANLSQQQVVQSSQQVPQQSLAPSQPSSVQYTTTSYTTGIAGTNLVKTTGHAQPSAPQPAQQIHVVNTTSGQVRGGKVTPSTGVPQGTVGAGGGGGASVVGGGGQVITTLATNVISNAQPQPPPPPPQGQAQFQRLKVEDALSYLDQVKFRFGNQPQVYNDFLDIMKEFKSQSIDTPGVIQRVSNLFKGHPELIVGFNTFLPPGYKIEVQANDQGYAFQVSVSVPSTSAGTAVAPQPSPHKYSTIFQGGGQIVQTGNSAVNLMTYGHSTGSVHTTTIQPVGPSGPGSNANATSISTIPQSPQNFSRDRERTISGGSGGPTLPANSVGGGTTTVNAVAPDSSVIASQQQQNLHRMISQQVIPHPPPQQQQQQQQPQQAPPQQQQQAPAEPQGGGATPNQPVEFNHAITYVNKIKNRFHSQPEKYKRFLEILHTYQKEQKIYKEGPQGGCNAGAKQLTEAEVYTQVAKLFDNQEDLLREFGQFLPDATSHAPSSLHAGGANKNHTLHEQSSQPPVPPQPHSKKMSGSVMNASGVKAFNSSHAANLSRLQERDYGQSEKDFASGGPGNGGGRGSNAGIEKEPRNHVSNQKYAHNAAAMQGSGLGGGNATKRSPSYQSVAPMGGHGMPPREREGPPTKRYKPTCRDITIAEASKFGTLNDYAFFDKVRKALRSPDVYENFLRCLTLFNQEIVSKSELQTLVTPFLSRFPDLLKWFQDFLGPPTATTECVPLASAQRQDRSQSEIATDIDLSTCKRLGASYCALPKSHENVKCSGRTSLCKDVLNDTWVSFPTWAEDSTFVTSRKTQYEEFIYRCEDERFELDVVIETNSATIRVLEGVQKKLSRMSPDEVSRFRLDECLGGTSPTIHQRALRRIYGDKAADIIQGLKKNPVVAVPVVLRRLKTKEEEWREAQKGFNKQWREQNEKYYLKSLDHQGINFKQNDIKSLRSKSLFNEIETLLDEVSYMKRHEQHEDGVTNPLISGPHLVLPYKDKTILDDAANLLIHHVKRQTGIQKQEKARIKHILRQFVPDLFFAPRQQLSDDEREEAEDKDMDVDGDNEEENRSSKNGNKNNGSNGSSTNSSSAASSSAGQDGKEAAAATSSSTAIKEETEGAAKATTTTTSTTEGTPAADAAKRSSTEESGKDSASEAAAIKTEIKQENDPDQPASSTSATTPAAGSSQPANPALPAHAISKHLEEAYTLFFTNNNWYLFLRLHAILCERLRTIYERAQIIATEEKAYQSTRTNSTATALRLKPKSEIKVEEFYATFLDMLKNVLDGNMEAGNYEDSLREMFGIHAYIAFTLDRVVQNAVRQLQHCVTERGALECVELFQLEQRKGGAGGLCRTANRRVNNELAYQRKAEAALQDENCFKVYIYKIDCRVTIELLETDTEDTAQNFASAQQFSNYVDRLSNPAATGTGSESGASTAGGGGGTVPGSTTTTAGPNAANSATSVEIKTEKPDEETPTTGGPRKALFLQRNMRRCKTGCPSPSPPPEKTTSAAATTTTTATTTAKSAVKKESAAVTPAEKSKTPLAKVADASPPVVNNNNISGSKKDVDGGVTTAPPHPPPVVWNSTGKVKTPPERLPSSNGDQNYFVDDREQFRLNVNNYKICYVLNKDHIFYKRKSLLRAKETHPKVTQEMHARFEGVVQRWLDRHVTDAQRADCKDWLMGVNSDLPKGLATVVKRNNDVARTPYMTYSRYRVEKVAPDHHLS, encoded by the exons ATGAAGCGCGGACGTACGGAAGAGATTCAGTTTGGGCAGCCCCCGCCGCGGGTTGGTGGGACTGCCCCACATCAGCGTATGATTACGACCACCATCCAGCCGCATAATGCTGGACCGACGATCCAGTACCAGATCGCGTCGTCGGCCGCGTCTCCGGTCAGCGTGGTTGGTGGCGGCAAGACGACCACGACCACGCCCGCCGATGTGGCGGCCAACCTAAGCCAACAGCAGGTCGTGCAATCGTCCCAGCAGGTTCCGCAGCAATCGCTAGCGCCGTCGCAACCGAGCAGTGTCCAGTACACGACGACCT CTTACACCACCGGAATCGCAGGCACGAACCTGGTCAAGACAACTGGCCATGCGCAACCGTCGGCACCGCAGCCGGCCCAGCAGATTCACGTCGTCAACACGACGAGCGGGCAGGTACGGGGTGGCAAGGTAACACCCAGCACGGGAGTACCCCAGGGAACTGTCGGGGCgggcggaggaggaggagcgAGTGTAGTCGGTGGAGGTGGCCAAGTGATAACCACCCTGGCGACGAATGTTATTTCGAATGCGCAGCCGcaaccgccgccgccaccaccccAAGGGCAGGCCCAGTTCCAGCGGCTCAAGGTCGAAGATGCGCTCAGCTATCTGGACCAGGTAAAGTTCCGGTTCGGCAACCAGCCCCAAGTGTACAACGATTTCCTCGACATTATGAAAGAGTTCAAATCTCAAAGCATCGACACGCCCGGCGTCATCCAGCGGGTGTCGAACCTCTTCAAGGGCCATCCGGAGCTGATCGTGGGCTTCAACACCTTTCTCCCGCCGGGGTACAAGATTGAGGTGCAAGCCAACGACCAGGGCTACGCCTTCCAGGTGTCCGTCTCAGTGCCATCGACCTCGGCCGGAACGGCGGTGGCACCGCAGCCGTCACCCCACAAGTACAGCACCATCTTCCAAGGTGGTGGCCAGATAGTTCAAACCGGAAATTCGGCCGTCAATTTAATGACCTACGGTCACTCGACCGGTTCGGTGCACACAACCACGATACAACCGGTCGGCCCGAGCGGTCCCGGCTCCAACGCCAACGCAACGAGTATTTCAACAATTCCTCAATCGCCGCAAAACTTTAGCCGCGATCGCGAACGCACCATCTCCGGCGGCAGCGGAGGACCAACTCTACCGGCGAACTCCGTCGGCGGGGGCACCACCACCGTCAACGCCGTCGCACCCGACTCGAGTGTCATTGCAAGTCAACAGCAGCAAAATCTCCATCGAATGATCTCCCAGCAAGTGATTCCTCATCCTCCAccccagcagcaacagcagcagcagcaaccccAACAAGCTCCTccccagcaacagcagcaagcTCCGGCGGAACCACAGGGCGGCGGTGCGACCCCGAATCAACCAGTTGAATTTAACCATGCCATCACCTATGTAAACAAGATTAAAAATCGCTTCCACTCGCAACCGGAAAAGTACAAGCGTTTCCTCGAGATTCTGCACACCTACCAGAAGGAGCAGAAGATCTATAAGGAAGGTCCGCAGGGCGGCTGCAACGCCGGAGCGAAGCAGCTGACCGAGGCCGAGGTGTACACCCAGGTCGCTAAGCTGTTCGACAACCAGGAGGACCTGCTCCGTGAGTTTGGCCAGTTCCTGCCGGACGCCACCAGCCATGCACCGTCCTCGCTACACGCCGGTGGTGCCAACAAGAACCACACTTTGCATGAGCAGTCGTCGCAACCGCCGGTGCCACCGCAACCGCACAGCAAAAAGATGTCCGGAAGTGTGATGAACGCGAGTGGCGTGAAAGCCTTCAACAGCTCGCACGCGGCGAACCTGTCCCGGCTGCAGGAACGCGACTACGGCCAGAGTGAAAAGGACTTTGCGTCCGGTGGTCCTGGGAATGGAGGTGGTCGGGGAAGTAACGCCGGAATCGAGAAGGAGCCCCGAAATCACGTGAGCAATCAAAAGTACGCGCACAACGCCGCAGCCATGCAGGGAAGTGGCCTCGGCGGAGGAAACGCCACGAAACGTTCGCCATCGTACCAGTCCGTAGCGCCGATGGGTGGCCACGGCATGCCGCCCCGGGAACGGGAAGGTCCACCCACGAAACGGTACAAACCCACCTGTCGGGACATTACGATCGCCGAAGCGTCCAAGTTTGGTACGTTGAACGATTACGCGTTCTTCGACAAGGTGCGGAAAGCGCTGCGAAGTCCGGACGTGTACGAAAACTTTTTGCGCTGCCTAACGCTGTTCAACCAGGAGATTGTGTCCAAGTCGGAGCTGCAAACGCTCGTTACGCCATTCCTGAGCCGGTTCCCCGATCTGCTCAAGTGGTTCCAGGACTTCCTCGGACCGCCGACGGCGACGACCGAGTGCGTCCCGTTGGCTTCGGCGCAACGGCAGGACCGGTCCCAGAGCGAGATTGCCACCGATATCGATTTGTCCACGTGCAAGCGGCTCGGCGCCAGCTACTGCGCCCTGCCCAAGTCGCACGAAAACGTGAAATGCTCCGGCCGGACGAGCCTCTGCAAGGACGTACTGAACGACACCTGGGTCTCGTTCCCGACGTGGGCCGAAGATTCCACCTTTGTCACGTCGCGAAAAACGCAGTACGAAGAGTTCATCTACCGGTGCGAGGACGAACGGTTCGAGCTGGACGTGGTGATAGAAACCAACAGCGCAACGATACGAGTGCTGGAGGGAGTGCAGAAGAAGCTCAGCCGGATGTCGCCGGACGAGGTGAGCCGGTTCCGGCTGGACGAGTGTCTCGGCGGAACGTCGCCGACGATCCACCAACGTGCGCTGCGGCGGATATACGGCGACAAGGCGGCGGACATTATCCAGGGGTTGAAGAAGAacccggtggtggcggtgccCGTCGTGCTGCGGAGACTCAAGACCAAGGAGGAGGAGTGGCGCGAAGCGCAAAAG GGCTTCAACAAGCAGTGGCGCGAACAGAACGAAAAGTACTATCTCAAGTCGCTGGACCACCAGGGCATCAACTTCAAGCAGAACGACATCAAATCGCTTCGGTCGAAAAGTTTGTTCAACGAGATTGAAACACTTCTTGACGAGGTGAGTTACATGAAG CGCCACGAGCAGCACGAGGACGGCGTCACGAACCCGTTGATAAGCGGTCCGCATCTGGTGCTGCCGTACAAGGACAAGACGATACTGGACGACGCGGCGAACCTGTTGATTCACCACGTGAAGCGCCAGACGGGCATCCAGAAGCAGGAGAAGGCCCGCATCAAGCACATCCTGCGGCAGTTTGTGCCGGATCTGTTCTTTGCGCCGCGGCAGCAGCTCAGCGACGACGAGCGGGAAGAAG CGGAAGATAAGGACATGGACGTGGACGGGGACAACGAGGAAGAGAATAGATCTTCGAAGAACGGAAACAAGAACAACGGGAGCAACGGTTCGTCGACGAACAGCAGCAGTGCGGCGAGTAGTAGTGCCGGCCAGGATGGGAAGGAGGCCGCGGCGGCGACTTCCTCAAGTACCGCGATAAAGGAAGAAACGGAGGGTGCGGCcaaggcgacgacgacgacgacaagtaCAACGGAGGGAACTCCGGCGGCGGACGCCGCGAAGCGATCTTCGACGGAGGAAAGTGGCAAAGACAGTGCTTCCGAGGCAGCCGCCATCAAGACGGAGATCAAGCAGGAGAACGATCCGGATCAACCGGCGAGTAGTACGTCCGCGACGACACCGGCGGCAGGTTCTTCGCAACCAGCGAATCCCGCACTTCCAGCGCATGCAATTAGTAAACATTTG GAGGAAGCGTACACGCTGTTCTTCACGAACAACAACTGGTATCTGTTCCTGCGGCTGCACGCGATCCTGTGCGAGCGGTTACGGACGATCTACGAGCGGGCGCAGATCATCGCGACGGAGGAGAAGGCCTACCAGAGCACGCGCACCAACAGCACGGCAACGGCCCTGCGGTTGAAGCCCAAGAGCGAAATTAAGGTGGAGGAGTTTTACGCCACCTTCCTGGACATGCTGAAGAACGTGCTGGACGGGAACATGGAGGCCGGCAACTACGAGGACTCGCTCCGGGAGATGTTTGGCATCCACGCGTACATTGCGTTCACGCTGGACAGG GTTGTTCAAAACGCTGTCCGGCAGCTGCAGCACTGCGTTACGGAGCGGGGTGCGCTCGAGTGTGTCGAGTTGTTCCAGCTGGAGCAGCGCAAGGGCGGTGCCGGTGGTCTGTGTCGGACCGCGAACCGGCGCGTCAACAACGAGCTCGCGTACCAGCGGAAGGCCGAGGCGGCCCTCCAGGACGAGAACTGCTTCAAGGTGTACATT TACAAAATCGACTGCCGGGTGACGATCGAGCTGCTCGAGACGGACACCGAGGACACGGCGCAGAACTTTGCCAGCGCGCAACAGTTTAGCAACTACGTGGACCGGCTATCGAACCCGGCGGCCACCGGCACGGGCAGTGAAAGTGGGGCCAGCACGGCCGGCGGAGGCGGAGGAACCGTCCCAGgttccaccaccaccacagcCGGCCCGAACGCCGCCAACAGCGCCACCAGCGTGGAAATAAAAACCGAGAAACCGGACGAAGAAACG CCCACCACCGGTGGACCACGGAAAGCCCTGTTCCTTCAGCGCAACATGCGCCGGTGTAAAACGGGCTGTCCATCGCCGTCGCCCCCACCGGAAAAGACAACCTCCGCGGCagctacgacgacgacgaccgctACCACCACGGCCAAGTCGGCAGTCAAGAAGGAATCCGCGGCGGTGACCCCGGCGGAAAAGAGCAAAACGCCACTGGCCAAGGTCGCCGACGCAAGTCCGCCCGtcgtcaacaacaacaacatcagcgGCAGCAAAAAGGACGTCGACGGCGGCGTTACGACGGCACCACCCCATCCTCCCCCCGTGGTGTGGAACAGCACGGGCAAGGTCAAAACGCCGCCGGAGCGGTTACCGAGCAGCAACGGGGACCAGAACTACTTTGTCGACGACCGGGAGCAGTTCCGGTTGAACGTCAACAACTACAAAATTTGCTACGTCCTGAACAAGGACCACATCTTCTACAAGCGCAAGTCGCTGCTGCGGGCCAAGGAG ACCCACCCCAAGGTGACGCAGGAGATGCACGCCCGGTTCGAGGGGGTCGTCCAGCGGTGGCTCGATCGGCACGTGACGGACGCGCAGCGCGCCGACTGCAAAGACTGGCTGATGGGCGTCAACTCGGATCTGCCCAAGGGGCTGGCCACGGTCGTGAAGCGGAACAATGACGTGGCGCGGACGCCGTACATGACGTACAGCCGGTACCGGGTGGAGAAGGTCGCGCCGGATCATCACCTGAGCTAG
- the LOC6036016 gene encoding paired amphipathic helix protein Sin3a isoform X2: MKRGRTEEIQFGQPPPRVGGTAPHQRMITTTIQPHNAGPTIQYQIASSAASPVSVVGGGKTTTTTPADVAANLSQQQVVQSSQQVPQQSLAPSQPSSVQYTTTSYTTGIAGTNLVKTTGHAQPSAPQPAQQIHVVNTTSGQVRGGKVTPSTGVPQGTVGAGGGGGASVVGGGGQVITTLATNVISNAQPQPPPPPPQGQAQFQRLKVEDALSYLDQVKFRFGNQPQVYNDFLDIMKEFKSQSIDTPGVIQRVSNLFKGHPELIVGFNTFLPPGYKIEVQANDQGYAFQVSVSVPSTSAGTAVAPQPSPHKYSTIFQGGGQIVQTGNSAVNLMTYGHSTGSVHTTTIQPVGPSGPGSNANATSISTIPQSPQNFSRDRERTISGGSGGPTLPANSVGGGTTTVNAVAPDSSVIASQQQQNLHRMISQQVIPHPPPQQQQQQQQPQQAPPQQQQQAPAEPQGGGATPNQPVEFNHAITYVNKIKNRFHSQPEKYKRFLEILHTYQKEQKIYKEGPQGGCNAGAKQLTEAEVYTQVAKLFDNQEDLLREFGQFLPDATSHAPSSLHAGGANKNHTLHEQSSQPPVPPQPHSKKMSGSVMNASGVKAFNSSHAANLSRLQERDYGQSEKDFASGGPGNGGGRGSNAGIEKEPRNHVSNQKYAHNAAAMQGSGLGGGNATKRSPSYQSVAPMGGHGMPPREREGPPTKRYKPTCRDITIAEASKFGTLNDYAFFDKVRKALRSPDVYENFLRCLTLFNQEIVSKSELQTLVTPFLSRFPDLLKWFQDFLGPPTATTECVPLASAQRQDRSQSEIATDIDLSTCKRLGASYCALPKSHENVKCSGRTSLCKDVLNDTWVSFPTWAEDSTFVTSRKTQYEEFIYRCEDERFELDVVIETNSATIRVLEGVQKKLSRMSPDEVSRFRLDECLGGTSPTIHQRALRRIYGDKAADIIQGLKKNPVVAVPVVLRRLKTKEEEWREAQKGFNKQWREQNEKYYLKSLDHQGINFKQNDIKSLRSKSLFNEIETLLDERHEQHEDGVTNPLISGPHLVLPYKDKTILDDAANLLIHHVKRQTGIQKQEKARIKHILRQFVPDLFFAPRQQLSDDEREEAEDKDMDVDGDNEEENRSSKNGNKNNGSNGSSTNSSSAASSSAGQDGKEAAAATSSSTAIKEETEGAAKATTTTTSTTEGTPAADAAKRSSTEESGKDSASEAAAIKTEIKQENDPDQPASSTSATTPAAGSSQPANPALPAHAISKHLEEAYTLFFTNNNWYLFLRLHAILCERLRTIYERAQIIATEEKAYQSTRTNSTATALRLKPKSEIKVEEFYATFLDMLKNVLDGNMEAGNYEDSLREMFGIHAYIAFTLDRVVQNAVRQLQHCVTERGALECVELFQLEQRKGGAGGLCRTANRRVNNELAYQRKAEAALQDENCFKVYIYKIDCRVTIELLETDTEDTAQNFASAQQFSNYVDRLSNPAATGTGSESGASTAGGGGGTVPGSTTTTAGPNAANSATSVEIKTEKPDEETPTTGGPRKALFLQRNMRRCKTGCPSPSPPPEKTTSAAATTTTTATTTAKSAVKKESAAVTPAEKSKTPLAKVADASPPVVNNNNISGSKKDVDGGVTTAPPHPPPVVWNSTGKVKTPPERLPSSNGDQNYFVDDREQFRLNVNNYKICYVLNKDHIFYKRKSLLRAKETHPKVTQEMHARFEGVVQRWLDRHVTDAQRADCKDWLMGVNSDLPKGLATVVKRNNDVARTPYMTYSRYRVEKVAPDHHLS; encoded by the exons ATGAAGCGCGGACGTACGGAAGAGATTCAGTTTGGGCAGCCCCCGCCGCGGGTTGGTGGGACTGCCCCACATCAGCGTATGATTACGACCACCATCCAGCCGCATAATGCTGGACCGACGATCCAGTACCAGATCGCGTCGTCGGCCGCGTCTCCGGTCAGCGTGGTTGGTGGCGGCAAGACGACCACGACCACGCCCGCCGATGTGGCGGCCAACCTAAGCCAACAGCAGGTCGTGCAATCGTCCCAGCAGGTTCCGCAGCAATCGCTAGCGCCGTCGCAACCGAGCAGTGTCCAGTACACGACGACCT CTTACACCACCGGAATCGCAGGCACGAACCTGGTCAAGACAACTGGCCATGCGCAACCGTCGGCACCGCAGCCGGCCCAGCAGATTCACGTCGTCAACACGACGAGCGGGCAGGTACGGGGTGGCAAGGTAACACCCAGCACGGGAGTACCCCAGGGAACTGTCGGGGCgggcggaggaggaggagcgAGTGTAGTCGGTGGAGGTGGCCAAGTGATAACCACCCTGGCGACGAATGTTATTTCGAATGCGCAGCCGcaaccgccgccgccaccaccccAAGGGCAGGCCCAGTTCCAGCGGCTCAAGGTCGAAGATGCGCTCAGCTATCTGGACCAGGTAAAGTTCCGGTTCGGCAACCAGCCCCAAGTGTACAACGATTTCCTCGACATTATGAAAGAGTTCAAATCTCAAAGCATCGACACGCCCGGCGTCATCCAGCGGGTGTCGAACCTCTTCAAGGGCCATCCGGAGCTGATCGTGGGCTTCAACACCTTTCTCCCGCCGGGGTACAAGATTGAGGTGCAAGCCAACGACCAGGGCTACGCCTTCCAGGTGTCCGTCTCAGTGCCATCGACCTCGGCCGGAACGGCGGTGGCACCGCAGCCGTCACCCCACAAGTACAGCACCATCTTCCAAGGTGGTGGCCAGATAGTTCAAACCGGAAATTCGGCCGTCAATTTAATGACCTACGGTCACTCGACCGGTTCGGTGCACACAACCACGATACAACCGGTCGGCCCGAGCGGTCCCGGCTCCAACGCCAACGCAACGAGTATTTCAACAATTCCTCAATCGCCGCAAAACTTTAGCCGCGATCGCGAACGCACCATCTCCGGCGGCAGCGGAGGACCAACTCTACCGGCGAACTCCGTCGGCGGGGGCACCACCACCGTCAACGCCGTCGCACCCGACTCGAGTGTCATTGCAAGTCAACAGCAGCAAAATCTCCATCGAATGATCTCCCAGCAAGTGATTCCTCATCCTCCAccccagcagcaacagcagcagcagcaaccccAACAAGCTCCTccccagcaacagcagcaagcTCCGGCGGAACCACAGGGCGGCGGTGCGACCCCGAATCAACCAGTTGAATTTAACCATGCCATCACCTATGTAAACAAGATTAAAAATCGCTTCCACTCGCAACCGGAAAAGTACAAGCGTTTCCTCGAGATTCTGCACACCTACCAGAAGGAGCAGAAGATCTATAAGGAAGGTCCGCAGGGCGGCTGCAACGCCGGAGCGAAGCAGCTGACCGAGGCCGAGGTGTACACCCAGGTCGCTAAGCTGTTCGACAACCAGGAGGACCTGCTCCGTGAGTTTGGCCAGTTCCTGCCGGACGCCACCAGCCATGCACCGTCCTCGCTACACGCCGGTGGTGCCAACAAGAACCACACTTTGCATGAGCAGTCGTCGCAACCGCCGGTGCCACCGCAACCGCACAGCAAAAAGATGTCCGGAAGTGTGATGAACGCGAGTGGCGTGAAAGCCTTCAACAGCTCGCACGCGGCGAACCTGTCCCGGCTGCAGGAACGCGACTACGGCCAGAGTGAAAAGGACTTTGCGTCCGGTGGTCCTGGGAATGGAGGTGGTCGGGGAAGTAACGCCGGAATCGAGAAGGAGCCCCGAAATCACGTGAGCAATCAAAAGTACGCGCACAACGCCGCAGCCATGCAGGGAAGTGGCCTCGGCGGAGGAAACGCCACGAAACGTTCGCCATCGTACCAGTCCGTAGCGCCGATGGGTGGCCACGGCATGCCGCCCCGGGAACGGGAAGGTCCACCCACGAAACGGTACAAACCCACCTGTCGGGACATTACGATCGCCGAAGCGTCCAAGTTTGGTACGTTGAACGATTACGCGTTCTTCGACAAGGTGCGGAAAGCGCTGCGAAGTCCGGACGTGTACGAAAACTTTTTGCGCTGCCTAACGCTGTTCAACCAGGAGATTGTGTCCAAGTCGGAGCTGCAAACGCTCGTTACGCCATTCCTGAGCCGGTTCCCCGATCTGCTCAAGTGGTTCCAGGACTTCCTCGGACCGCCGACGGCGACGACCGAGTGCGTCCCGTTGGCTTCGGCGCAACGGCAGGACCGGTCCCAGAGCGAGATTGCCACCGATATCGATTTGTCCACGTGCAAGCGGCTCGGCGCCAGCTACTGCGCCCTGCCCAAGTCGCACGAAAACGTGAAATGCTCCGGCCGGACGAGCCTCTGCAAGGACGTACTGAACGACACCTGGGTCTCGTTCCCGACGTGGGCCGAAGATTCCACCTTTGTCACGTCGCGAAAAACGCAGTACGAAGAGTTCATCTACCGGTGCGAGGACGAACGGTTCGAGCTGGACGTGGTGATAGAAACCAACAGCGCAACGATACGAGTGCTGGAGGGAGTGCAGAAGAAGCTCAGCCGGATGTCGCCGGACGAGGTGAGCCGGTTCCGGCTGGACGAGTGTCTCGGCGGAACGTCGCCGACGATCCACCAACGTGCGCTGCGGCGGATATACGGCGACAAGGCGGCGGACATTATCCAGGGGTTGAAGAAGAacccggtggtggcggtgccCGTCGTGCTGCGGAGACTCAAGACCAAGGAGGAGGAGTGGCGCGAAGCGCAAAAG GGCTTCAACAAGCAGTGGCGCGAACAGAACGAAAAGTACTATCTCAAGTCGCTGGACCACCAGGGCATCAACTTCAAGCAGAACGACATCAAATCGCTTCGGTCGAAAAGTTTGTTCAACGAGATTGAAACACTTCTTGACGAG CGCCACGAGCAGCACGAGGACGGCGTCACGAACCCGTTGATAAGCGGTCCGCATCTGGTGCTGCCGTACAAGGACAAGACGATACTGGACGACGCGGCGAACCTGTTGATTCACCACGTGAAGCGCCAGACGGGCATCCAGAAGCAGGAGAAGGCCCGCATCAAGCACATCCTGCGGCAGTTTGTGCCGGATCTGTTCTTTGCGCCGCGGCAGCAGCTCAGCGACGACGAGCGGGAAGAAG CGGAAGATAAGGACATGGACGTGGACGGGGACAACGAGGAAGAGAATAGATCTTCGAAGAACGGAAACAAGAACAACGGGAGCAACGGTTCGTCGACGAACAGCAGCAGTGCGGCGAGTAGTAGTGCCGGCCAGGATGGGAAGGAGGCCGCGGCGGCGACTTCCTCAAGTACCGCGATAAAGGAAGAAACGGAGGGTGCGGCcaaggcgacgacgacgacgacaagtaCAACGGAGGGAACTCCGGCGGCGGACGCCGCGAAGCGATCTTCGACGGAGGAAAGTGGCAAAGACAGTGCTTCCGAGGCAGCCGCCATCAAGACGGAGATCAAGCAGGAGAACGATCCGGATCAACCGGCGAGTAGTACGTCCGCGACGACACCGGCGGCAGGTTCTTCGCAACCAGCGAATCCCGCACTTCCAGCGCATGCAATTAGTAAACATTTG GAGGAAGCGTACACGCTGTTCTTCACGAACAACAACTGGTATCTGTTCCTGCGGCTGCACGCGATCCTGTGCGAGCGGTTACGGACGATCTACGAGCGGGCGCAGATCATCGCGACGGAGGAGAAGGCCTACCAGAGCACGCGCACCAACAGCACGGCAACGGCCCTGCGGTTGAAGCCCAAGAGCGAAATTAAGGTGGAGGAGTTTTACGCCACCTTCCTGGACATGCTGAAGAACGTGCTGGACGGGAACATGGAGGCCGGCAACTACGAGGACTCGCTCCGGGAGATGTTTGGCATCCACGCGTACATTGCGTTCACGCTGGACAGG GTTGTTCAAAACGCTGTCCGGCAGCTGCAGCACTGCGTTACGGAGCGGGGTGCGCTCGAGTGTGTCGAGTTGTTCCAGCTGGAGCAGCGCAAGGGCGGTGCCGGTGGTCTGTGTCGGACCGCGAACCGGCGCGTCAACAACGAGCTCGCGTACCAGCGGAAGGCCGAGGCGGCCCTCCAGGACGAGAACTGCTTCAAGGTGTACATT TACAAAATCGACTGCCGGGTGACGATCGAGCTGCTCGAGACGGACACCGAGGACACGGCGCAGAACTTTGCCAGCGCGCAACAGTTTAGCAACTACGTGGACCGGCTATCGAACCCGGCGGCCACCGGCACGGGCAGTGAAAGTGGGGCCAGCACGGCCGGCGGAGGCGGAGGAACCGTCCCAGgttccaccaccaccacagcCGGCCCGAACGCCGCCAACAGCGCCACCAGCGTGGAAATAAAAACCGAGAAACCGGACGAAGAAACG CCCACCACCGGTGGACCACGGAAAGCCCTGTTCCTTCAGCGCAACATGCGCCGGTGTAAAACGGGCTGTCCATCGCCGTCGCCCCCACCGGAAAAGACAACCTCCGCGGCagctacgacgacgacgaccgctACCACCACGGCCAAGTCGGCAGTCAAGAAGGAATCCGCGGCGGTGACCCCGGCGGAAAAGAGCAAAACGCCACTGGCCAAGGTCGCCGACGCAAGTCCGCCCGtcgtcaacaacaacaacatcagcgGCAGCAAAAAGGACGTCGACGGCGGCGTTACGACGGCACCACCCCATCCTCCCCCCGTGGTGTGGAACAGCACGGGCAAGGTCAAAACGCCGCCGGAGCGGTTACCGAGCAGCAACGGGGACCAGAACTACTTTGTCGACGACCGGGAGCAGTTCCGGTTGAACGTCAACAACTACAAAATTTGCTACGTCCTGAACAAGGACCACATCTTCTACAAGCGCAAGTCGCTGCTGCGGGCCAAGGAG ACCCACCCCAAGGTGACGCAGGAGATGCACGCCCGGTTCGAGGGGGTCGTCCAGCGGTGGCTCGATCGGCACGTGACGGACGCGCAGCGCGCCGACTGCAAAGACTGGCTGATGGGCGTCAACTCGGATCTGCCCAAGGGGCTGGCCACGGTCGTGAAGCGGAACAATGACGTGGCGCGGACGCCGTACATGACGTACAGCCGGTACCGGGTGGAGAAGGTCGCGCCGGATCATCACCTGAGCTAG